The following proteins are co-located in the Urocitellus parryii isolate mUroPar1 chromosome 15, mUroPar1.hap1, whole genome shotgun sequence genome:
- the LOC144250442 gene encoding NACHT, LRR and PYD domains-containing protein 4-like: MAASFISDFRLMWYLDELKKNEFLQFKQLLQQETVQRGLQPIPWAQVKKAKRQDLASLMTQRYGEQPAWDLALCLFPKIHRKDLCDKASRESSGWTNAYRAHIQEKFIRMWSKDAFTEIPGCFDQTLTSEEHESLEEYFTPRVPRRPHTVVLRALQRMGKTRFLMKVMLAWSDGTLYRDKFSFIFYLCCRELKQLRVTSLAGLISRERPDDSVPLADIVAQPERILFIVDSLEELLCTLTEPESELCHDWREERSVKTVLSSLLRRKILPESALLLAAMPMRPEGLESKLDHPNMQDLKRFQDSHVKQYFCCSFGDRGRAMAAFSWVQNDELLFTMCHVPLLCWMVCTSLKQEMERGRDLAATCCRSSSVFLSFMFQAFTPKGATQPSQQGQALLKALCSLAAEGMWTDTWVFGEEELRRNGIADTDAHTLLDLRLLRKYSESGSSYSFIHMCMQEFCAAMYYLLDSPRDHPSRAVRPIEALLLTYFRKDRASWVFLGCFLYGLVHESEQQRLDALLGMQRSRELAPQLLGWLRSLVEVKKPEEQVEFLLLFYALFEVQSDAFASHLMSSLREAHFPLRERPDLAVAAYCLKYCCSLRELTVSVPEIFPEERGPNPMSSRTLVWWRQICSVLTSNEHLQKLWVVESKLGRWTLLILCCQLRQTTCPVQSLKTRNVSFSCETGIFFEVFTSNPNLQHLSMTSTQLSHDEVWVLCSALSNPVCNIQELLLQDSGLSAPDCKALASMLEINRKLTLLDLSDNKLAEGVPTLCSALCHPYCTLQTLVMAGCQICDHFCPHLSEVLLRKANLSYLDLSSNPLMEEGVAQLCEALRQPTCRLQTLCLQQCEITPRGCQDLAFVLASNLNLRILKIGGNNIGDAGVKLLSKALLHPHCSLQELSLDSCQLTRACCEDLASVIAHSQTLHELDVTDNALSPRGMMLLCEATRGPRCVLRKLRTKAIPGSYRPPASRKEPVDLEL, translated from the exons ATGGCAGCGTCCTTCATTTCTGACTTCCGTCTCATGTGGTACTTGGATGAACTCAAGAAGAACGAGTTCCTGCAGTTCAAGCAGCTCCTCCAGCAGGAGACTGTGCAACGCGGCCTCCAGCCCATTCCCTGGGCGCAGGTGAAGAAGGCCAAGCGCCAGGACCTGGCGAGCTTGATGACCCAGCGCTATGGGGAACAGCCAGCGTGGGACCTGGCCCTCTGTCTCTTCCCCAAGATCCACAGGAAGGACCTCTGTGACAAGGCCTCCAGGGAGAGCTCAG GATGGA CAAATGCTTATCGAGCTCACATACAGGAGAAGTTCATCCGCATGTGGTCCAAGGACGCCTTTACTGAGATCCCTGGCTGCTTTGACCAGACATTGACCAGTGAAGAGCATGAAAGTCTGGAAGAGTATTTCACTCCAAGGGTACCCAGGAGGCCTCACACGGTCGTCCTCCGCGCATTACAAAGAATGGGGAAAACGAGGTTCCTGATGAAGGTGATGCTGGCCTGGTCAGACGGTACCCTCTATCGGGAcaaattctctttcattttctacttATGCTGCCGAGAACTGAAGCAGCTGAGGGTGACCAGCCTGGCCGGGCTCATCTCCAGAGAAAGGCCCGATGACTCTGTCCCCTTGGCGGACATCGTGGCCCAACCAGAGAGGATCCTGTTCATCGTGGACAGCTTAGAGGAGCTGCTGTGCACCCTGACGGAGCCCGAGTCGGAGCTGTGCCATGACTGGAGGGAGGAGCGCTCAGTGAAGACGGTGCTGAGCAGCCTGCTGAGGAGGAAGATTCTCCCAGAGTCGGCCCTGCTCCTGGCTGCCATGCCCATGCGCCCAGAAGGTCTGGAGAGCAAACTGGACCACCCAAACATGCAAGATCTCAAACGCTTCCAGGACAGCCATGTGAAGCAGTATTTCTGCTGCTCCTTTGGAGACAGGGGCCGAGCCATGGCAGCCTTCAGCTGGGTGCAAAACGATGAGCTTCTCTTCACCATGTGCCACGTCCCCCTCCTCTGCTGGATGGTGTGCACCTCTCTGAAACAGGAGATGGAGCGCGGCAGGGACCTGGCAGCCACCTGCTGCAGGTCCAGCTCTGTGTTCCTGTCTTTCATGTTTCAAGCGTTCACACCCAAGGGCGCTACTCAGCCCAGCCAGCAGGGCCAGGCCCTGCTGAAGGCGCTGTGTTCCCTGGCCGCGGAGGGCATGTGGACCGACACGTGGGTGTTTGGCGAAGAGGAGCTCAGGAGGAACGGGATAGCGGACACTGACGCCCACACCTTGCTGGACCTCAGGCTCTTGCGGAAGTACAGCGAGTCGGGGAGCTCCTACTCCTTCATCCACATGTGCATGCAGGAGTTCTGTGCGGCCATGTACTACCTGCTGGACAGCCCCCGCGACCACCCCAGCCGGGCCGTGAGGCCCATAGAGGCACTGCTGCTCACGTACTTCAGGAAAGACAGAGCCAGCTGGGTGTTCCTGGGCTGCTTCCTGTATGGCCTCGTACATGAAAGTGAGCAGCAGAGGCTGGATGCCCTTCTTGGGATGCAGAGGTCGCGGGAGTTGGCGCCCCAGCTCCTGGGATGGCTGAGGAGCCTGGTGGAGGTCAAGAAgcctgaggagcaggtggagtTCCTGCTGCTCTTCTATGCCTTGTTCGAGGTGCAGAGTGACGCCTTTGCCAGCCACCTCATGAGCAGCCTCCGCGAGGCCCACTTCCCCCTTCGGGAGAGGCCGGACTTGGCGGTTGCTGCCTACTGCCTAAAATACTGCTGCAGCTTGAGGGAGCTCACTGTCTCAGTCCCAGAAATCTTTCCGGAAGAGAGGGGACCAAACCCCAT GTCGAGCCGTACTCTCGTCTGGTGGCGCCAGATCTGCTCTGTGCTCACCTCCAATGAGCACCTCCAGAAACTCTGGGTGGTGGAGAGCAAACTCGGCAGGTGGACGCTGCTGATCCTGTGTTGTCAGCTGCGACAGACCACGTGCCCCGTGCAGAGCCTCAA GACaagaaatgtttccttttcctgtGAGACCGGGATTTTCTTTGAGGTGTTCACCAGTAACCCAAACCTGCAACACCTGAGCATGACctccacccagctctcccacGATGAGGTCTGGGTCCTCTGCAGTGCCTTGAGCAACCCGGTGTGCAACATTCAGGAGCTGCT GCTTCAGGACTCGGGCCTCTCTGCTCCGGATTGCAAGGCCTTGGCCTCCATGTTGGAGATAAACAGGAAGCTGACGCTGCTGGACCTCAGTGATAACAAGCTGGCTGAGGGTGTGCCCACACTGTGCTCGGCCTTGTGCCACCCATACTGCACCCTGCAGACGCTGGT GATGGCTGGCTGCCAGATCTGTGACCACTTCTGCCCACACCTCTCTGAGGTTCTCCTGAGAAAAGCAAACCTGAGCTATCTGGACCTCAGCAGCAACCCGCTGATGGAGGAGGGAGTGGCACagctgtgtgaggccctgagacAGCCCACCTGCCGCCTGCAGACTCTGTG TTTGCAGCAGTGCGAGATCACTCCAAGGGGCTGTCAGGACCTGGCTTTCGTCCTCGCCAGCAACCTGAACCTGAGAATCCTGAAGATTGGGGGCAACAACATAGGAGATGCTGGCGTGAAGCTGCTGAGCAAAGCTCTGTTGCACCCTCACTGCAGCTTACAGGAACTCAG CCTGGATTCCTGCCAATTGACCAGAGCCTGCTGCGAGGACCTGGCTTCTGTCATTGCCCACAGTCAGACTCTGCATGAACTGGACGTCACTGACAACGCCCTCAGCCCCCGTGGCATGATGCTGTTGTGCGAGGCCACGAGGGGGCCTAGGTGTGTCTTGCGCAAGCTCAG GACCAAAGCAATCCCAGGCAGCTACCGGCCCCCGGCTTCTAGGAAGGAGCCCGTGGACTTAGAACTGTAG